From the Nocardiopsis changdeensis genome, one window contains:
- a CDS encoding OmpA family protein encodes MHPLNRLGAAVFALAFLVGVPYVLLWHAAWPDTLPSWDVALAHLRGWRLPPGVPAAVLITALWALWGMFALALAAEAVARLRGVPLRLRPFGPLQAIAATAVAATAVTPAAAFADTVAQDEESPDREESAPAAPQETAEQGPVERTRTISGFAVGSAELTERMREDLAPTVEMLGDHWDENVPVAITGHADPSGNADRNRELSRERAQAVADYLEEELGEDAPDTEVTGRGAEQPVEGPAESQRRVEIAYTLAPASAPASTPAPQEEAGTDTAPEETGDDAADGAAAAEEEADRSLITVENAAAVEDDGPRVVVLEIPDGAVAGFVGFAGLAGGYLLGKRGSFVPRMALSLPRRLTGRPRRLALPPVPPRPEPGAEIDERVTVELDHVPGLGLTGKGADGAARRLIANALDPTEPLAVRILITEDEAVRLLGETGRDLLRDRPCEPVTLVPGTEDALAVLATELHAMAEEDRAPLALIISAPEAQHEHALSGLLLHGQHRGVTAVILGSWPLGGNCTIDADGLISQTSQPLATLFHCSWPGSTAEEVHAAVHAHHAADHSGSERPVRPSSRNRGAAEPRPVLVAEDWDDDDAFVRVGDDAAWERLTRAWEEEAAAGTTADDDGETTTALEPEPALDPEPAPDDGATVDAAFRALREGEYAETATDTPAHRPTTDTTTAADTTTTADAEDDSWWDETPVPEEPVRETAPDDSATTTAEAPGTPEPDDAPGPHENTAAEAPAAPPAEVGTTTGQEDADASPTGRRSSRDTPAEQGDAFAALNGATPAPESPAAAPAPAPAETPEPVRDTPAVTPPDTDGAETGEEKPKAGGEAPEAAAQAPPAPPSPPAAPAAPAAPAAPAPKEEQRTRVRHERAPGRKAGRVRVVRVDRPEAPEQQAAEPVSVPVPAGPVAPAPGTRPERAPAAAAARPRRRAVVRDRAEPRDAEPTPMAEEEASPAYRPQPAKPRKAGRGRTWKPRDDG; translated from the coding sequence ATGCATCCACTGAACAGGCTCGGCGCGGCCGTGTTCGCGCTCGCCTTCCTCGTCGGCGTCCCCTACGTCCTGCTGTGGCACGCCGCCTGGCCCGACACGCTCCCCTCCTGGGACGTCGCTCTCGCCCACCTGCGCGGCTGGCGGCTGCCCCCGGGCGTGCCCGCCGCCGTGCTGATCACCGCGCTGTGGGCGCTGTGGGGGATGTTCGCCCTGGCTCTCGCCGCCGAGGCCGTGGCCCGCCTGCGGGGCGTGCCCCTGCGCCTGCGCCCGTTCGGACCGCTCCAGGCCATCGCCGCCACCGCCGTCGCGGCCACCGCGGTCACCCCCGCCGCCGCCTTCGCCGACACCGTCGCCCAGGACGAGGAGTCGCCGGACCGGGAGGAGAGCGCCCCCGCGGCCCCGCAGGAGACCGCGGAGCAGGGGCCGGTGGAGCGCACCCGCACCATCAGCGGGTTCGCGGTCGGATCGGCCGAGCTGACCGAGCGGATGCGGGAGGACCTCGCCCCCACCGTCGAGATGCTGGGGGACCACTGGGACGAGAACGTCCCCGTCGCGATCACCGGGCACGCCGACCCCAGCGGCAACGCCGACCGCAACCGGGAGCTGTCCCGGGAGCGGGCCCAGGCGGTGGCCGACTACCTGGAGGAGGAGCTCGGGGAGGACGCCCCGGACACCGAGGTCACGGGCAGGGGGGCCGAGCAGCCGGTGGAGGGGCCCGCCGAGAGCCAGCGCCGCGTCGAGATCGCCTACACCCTCGCCCCCGCGTCCGCTCCCGCCTCTACCCCGGCCCCGCAGGAGGAGGCCGGCACGGACACGGCCCCGGAGGAGACCGGCGACGACGCCGCTGACGGCGCCGCCGCGGCGGAGGAGGAGGCCGACCGGTCCCTCATCACCGTGGAGAACGCCGCCGCCGTCGAGGACGACGGCCCCCGCGTCGTCGTCCTGGAGATCCCCGACGGCGCGGTCGCCGGGTTCGTGGGGTTCGCCGGCCTCGCCGGGGGCTACCTCCTGGGCAAGCGCGGCTCCTTCGTCCCCAGGATGGCGCTCAGCCTGCCCCGGCGCCTCACCGGCCGCCCGCGCCGCCTGGCGCTGCCGCCGGTCCCGCCGCGCCCCGAGCCCGGCGCCGAGATCGACGAGCGGGTCACCGTCGAACTCGACCACGTCCCCGGCCTGGGCCTCACCGGCAAGGGGGCGGACGGGGCGGCCCGGCGCCTGATCGCCAACGCCCTCGACCCGACCGAACCCCTCGCGGTGCGGATCCTCATCACCGAGGACGAGGCCGTCCGGCTGCTCGGCGAGACCGGCCGCGACCTGCTGCGCGACCGCCCGTGCGAGCCGGTCACCCTGGTCCCCGGAACGGAGGACGCGCTGGCGGTGCTCGCCACCGAACTCCACGCCATGGCCGAGGAGGACCGGGCCCCGCTCGCCCTGATCATCTCCGCGCCCGAGGCCCAGCACGAGCACGCCCTGTCCGGCCTCCTGCTGCACGGGCAGCACCGCGGCGTCACCGCCGTCATCCTCGGGAGCTGGCCGCTGGGCGGCAACTGCACGATCGACGCGGACGGGCTCATCTCGCAGACCAGCCAGCCGCTGGCCACCCTGTTCCACTGCTCCTGGCCGGGCTCGACGGCCGAGGAGGTCCACGCGGCCGTGCACGCCCACCACGCGGCGGACCACTCGGGGTCGGAGCGGCCGGTACGGCCGTCCTCCCGGAACCGGGGGGCCGCCGAGCCGCGCCCGGTGCTGGTCGCGGAGGACTGGGACGATGACGACGCCTTCGTCCGGGTGGGCGACGACGCCGCCTGGGAACGGCTCACCCGCGCCTGGGAGGAGGAGGCCGCGGCCGGCACCACGGCCGACGACGACGGGGAGACCACCACCGCCCTGGAGCCCGAACCAGCTCTGGACCCCGAACCCGCCCCGGACGACGGGGCCACCGTGGACGCCGCCTTCCGGGCGCTCCGCGAGGGGGAGTACGCCGAGACCGCCACGGACACCCCCGCGCACAGGCCGACGACGGACACGACCACCGCGGCTGACACGACCACCACGGCGGATGCCGAGGACGACTCCTGGTGGGACGAGACCCCCGTCCCGGAAGAGCCCGTCCGAGAAACGGCCCCGGACGACTCCGCCACCACGACCGCTGAGGCCCCCGGCACACCGGAGCCCGACGACGCCCCGGGTCCTCACGAGAACACGGCCGCCGAAGCCCCGGCCGCCCCGCCCGCCGAGGTCGGCACCACCACCGGGCAGGAGGACGCCGACGCGTCCCCGACCGGCCGTCGGAGCTCACGCGATACCCCCGCTGAGCAGGGGGACGCCTTCGCCGCCCTCAACGGGGCGACCCCGGCACCGGAGAGCCCCGCGGCCGCTCCCGCGCCCGCTCCGGCCGAAACCCCGGAGCCCGTGCGGGACACTCCCGCCGTCACGCCCCCCGACACGGACGGCGCCGAGACCGGGGAAGAGAAACCCAAGGCCGGGGGAGAGGCACCCGAGGCCGCCGCCCAGGCCCCGCCCGCACCTCCGTCCCCACCCGCCGCTCCCGCGGCTCCCGCAGCCCCCGCGGCTCCCGCCCCGAAGGAGGAGCAGAGGACCCGGGTCCGCCACGAGCGCGCCCCCGGCCGCAAGGCAGGCCGGGTCCGCGTGGTCCGCGTGGACCGTCCGGAGGCCCCGGAACAGCAGGCGGCCGAGCCCGTGTCCGTACCGGTCCCGGCCGGCCCCGTGGCACCGGCCCCCGGCACCCGACCGGAACGGGCCCCGGCGGCGGCCGCCGCCCGTCCGCGCCGCAGGGCGGTCGTCCGCGACCGGGCGGAGCCGCGCGACGCGGAGCCCACTCCGATGGCCGAGGAGGAGGCTTCCCCGGCCTACCGCCCCCAGCCCGCCAAGCCCCGCAAGGCGGGCCGGGGACGCACCTGGAAGCCGCGCGACGACGGCTGA
- a CDS encoding helix-turn-helix domain-containing protein, with translation MLRSARLNSGLAGQELADVLGWSQSKVSKIENGRTRPTTDDVKAWVDACRVSKDVARHSSELAEAVLVESRHWRVVHARGLRAGQEGVRALEQRAEVVRSFQPSLVPGLLQTAEYARQVLSAVDLSGRRDIPEAVAARMRRQEALYEPDRRFEFTLTEAALRWHPHDADLLAAQVDRLLSVATLTNVTLRVLPLSSSFGHLQSNGFLLFEIPDDPTVIVETFTRELVITDPEEVGQYRDIHAVLTEHALNEAASRDHLRELAASL, from the coding sequence TTGCTGAGGTCCGCTCGGCTGAACAGCGGTCTGGCCGGACAGGAGCTGGCCGACGTTCTGGGCTGGTCGCAGTCGAAGGTCTCCAAGATCGAGAACGGTCGCACTAGGCCCACCACCGATGACGTCAAGGCCTGGGTGGATGCCTGCCGCGTCTCGAAGGATGTGGCGCGGCATAGCTCCGAACTGGCCGAAGCCGTACTGGTGGAGTCCCGCCACTGGAGAGTGGTGCACGCTCGGGGACTCCGTGCCGGCCAGGAGGGAGTCCGGGCGCTGGAGCAGCGCGCCGAGGTCGTTCGTTCCTTCCAGCCCTCCCTGGTGCCCGGTCTGTTGCAGACCGCCGAGTACGCACGGCAGGTGCTCAGCGCCGTCGACCTCTCCGGTCGGCGTGACATCCCCGAGGCCGTCGCGGCGAGGATGCGCAGGCAAGAGGCACTCTACGAACCCGATCGGCGCTTCGAGTTCACGCTCACCGAGGCCGCGCTGCGCTGGCACCCCCACGACGCGGACCTGCTGGCCGCCCAGGTGGACCGTCTGCTCTCGGTCGCCACGCTCACCAACGTCACGCTGCGCGTCCTGCCCCTGTCCTCGTCCTTCGGCCACCTTCAGAGCAATGGGTTTCTGCTGTTCGAGATCCCCGATGATCCCACCGTCATTGTCGAGACCTTCACGCGGGAACTGGTGATCACCGACCCCGAAGAGGTCGGCCAGTACCGTGACATCCACGCGGTCCTCACCGAGCACGCCCTGAACGAGGCCGCCAGTCGTGATCACCTCAGGGAGCTTGCTGCCTCCCTGTGA
- a CDS encoding MBL fold metallo-hydrolase, with amino-acid sequence MLTQVAEGVLIHRSELLRNNTVVVQGREGVLLIDPGLTDGELTCLANDLSETGRPVVAGFSTHPDWDHVLWHADLGDVPRYGTARCAAAMRVVRSEADWKARAAEGLPPEIAEETPLDLYGLITGLPAGTVRIPWDGPEVRIIEHPAHSPGHAALLIAERGVLVAGDMLSDVFVPMLDDFNGAGDPIEDYLVGLRRLEDVADDVDVLIPGHGSVCGADQVHARIEQDRAYLHALRDGGVPDDPRIDSPEPGWEWVGDIHAGQLQRLAQRRTT; translated from the coding sequence ATGCTGACACAGGTCGCGGAAGGTGTGCTGATCCACCGAAGCGAGTTGCTCCGGAACAACACCGTTGTCGTGCAAGGCCGGGAGGGTGTGCTGCTCATCGACCCCGGGCTCACCGACGGCGAACTGACCTGCCTTGCGAACGACCTGTCCGAGACGGGCCGCCCCGTCGTGGCGGGCTTCTCCACGCACCCTGATTGGGATCACGTGCTCTGGCACGCCGACCTCGGCGACGTTCCCCGTTACGGCACAGCCCGCTGCGCGGCCGCCATGCGGGTCGTGCGGTCGGAAGCGGACTGGAAGGCCCGCGCCGCCGAGGGGCTGCCGCCGGAGATCGCCGAGGAGACACCGCTGGACCTGTACGGCCTCATCACCGGTCTGCCCGCCGGAACCGTGCGGATCCCCTGGGACGGCCCCGAAGTCCGGATCATCGAGCATCCGGCGCATTCCCCGGGCCATGCGGCGCTGCTGATCGCGGAGCGCGGGGTGCTGGTGGCCGGCGACATGCTGTCCGACGTCTTCGTTCCGATGCTCGACGACTTCAACGGCGCCGGTGACCCGATCGAGGACTACCTCGTCGGACTGCGACGGCTCGAGGACGTGGCGGACGACGTCGATGTCCTCATCCCCGGACACGGGTCCGTCTGCGGGGCCGATCAGGTACACGCACGGATCGAACAGGACCGCGCGTACCTACACGCCCTGCGTGACGGCGGTGTCCCCGACGACCCGCGGATCGACTCGCCCGAGCCCGGCTGGGAATGGGTGGGCGACATCCACGCAGGACAACTCCAGCGGCTCGCACAAAGGAGAACGACATGA
- the cyaB gene encoding class IV adenylate cyclase codes for MEIERKRVLEERGALERRLEESGFASAGSAVEVDTYYSRPDVDFLETVECLRVRAKEDRCEITYKPASDGNTSSAEGVIAKRETNVALADGGEAEHAHRLLEALGMVLLVRVEKVRTCYRAPRRPGLAVVVDEVAGVGSFVETEIVSADAWEEVARRLEETERLLGLEALPVVAVPYRDLVLAAAKEGSGSVVKR; via the coding sequence GTGGAGATCGAGCGCAAGCGTGTTCTGGAGGAACGCGGGGCGCTGGAACGGCGCTTGGAAGAGTCGGGCTTCGCCTCCGCCGGTTCGGCGGTGGAGGTCGACACCTACTACAGCCGCCCTGACGTCGACTTCCTGGAGACGGTCGAGTGCCTGCGGGTCCGGGCGAAGGAGGACCGGTGCGAGATCACCTACAAGCCGGCCTCCGACGGGAACACCAGCAGCGCCGAGGGGGTCATCGCCAAGCGGGAGACGAACGTGGCGCTGGCCGATGGAGGAGAGGCCGAACACGCGCATCGGTTGTTGGAGGCGTTGGGCATGGTGCTGCTGGTTCGGGTGGAGAAGGTGCGCACCTGTTATCGGGCGCCGAGGCGGCCGGGACTGGCTGTAGTGGTGGACGAGGTCGCGGGTGTGGGCTCGTTCGTGGAGACCGAGATCGTGTCCGCGGACGCCTGGGAGGAGGTCGCGCGCCGGTTGGAGGAGACGGAACGGCTTCTGGGGTTGGAGGCTCTTCCGGTGGTAGCGGTGCCGTACCGGGATCTGGTGTTGGCGGCGGCGAAAGAGGGTTCTGGGAGTGTTGTGAAGCGATGA